The Gordonia iterans DNA window CTCGGGCCTGACGCTCGACGACCTCGGGCTCTCCCGGGCCACCCGAGCGCGAGGACTCCGGTACTCGTCGTGGGTCGTCGCCGGGACGGTCGCGGTGATCGCGATCGGTCTCGCGGTCCCCCCGGTCCGCGAGTTCTTCCACAACGACGCCTACCGGGAACTCGGTCCGGCGCTAGTCTCGGCACTGGTGCTGATCCCGGTGCTGACCGTGATCCCCGAAGAGCTCCTGTTCCGGGGCGTGCTGCTCGGAGCGCTGCTGCGCCGGCACTCCGAGGCCGCCGCGATCGGCGTCCAGGCACTGCTGTTCGGCCTGTGGCACGTGGTGACCTCGCTGGGCCTGTCGGAAGGCAACCGCGGCATCGCCGGCGCGGTCGGCAACGGCCCGGCCGGGGTCGCGCTCGGCATCCTCGGGGCCGTCGTGTTCACCGGTGCGGCCGGAGTGGTGTTCGGCTGGCTCCGCGTCCGCACCGGCAGCCTGCTGCCCGGGATCGCTCTGCACTGGGCGGCCAACGGCGCGGGCGCGATCGCGTCGGCGCTCTCCTGGCAGATCGGCTGACTCTCGGCACGGCGTGTCGCCGCCGGTCAGCGACCCGCGGGCGCATGCTGATGGCATGACGGTGCTGCCGATGTTCCCGCTCGAACACCCGCTGCTGCCCGGCGAACCGCTGACTCTGAACGTCTTCGAGCCGCGCTACC harbors:
- a CDS encoding CPBP family intramembrane glutamic endopeptidase, producing MRRKSLPLPVPRRGLSSRHERPRWWARARSGRWRSDLLGVATGRSGPPLVRRRVRYYLSLLGLVVVMFGAELAVHFTHGASTRWLMAAVALVAAMLALGSGLTLDDLGLSRATRARGLRYSSWVVAGTVAVIAIGLAVPPVREFFHNDAYRELGPALVSALVLIPVLTVIPEELLFRGVLLGALLRRHSEAAAIGVQALLFGLWHVVTSLGLSEGNRGIAGAVGNGPAGVALGILGAVVFTGAAGVVFGWLRVRTGSLLPGIALHWAANGAGAIASALSWQIG